From a single Solenopsis invicta isolate M01_SB chromosome 4, UNIL_Sinv_3.0, whole genome shotgun sequence genomic region:
- the LOC105205610 gene encoding uncharacterized protein LOC105205610 isoform X2, whose protein sequence is MLNDSEKLRFRKHYLRKVTPDEPDIIILQDIKDLVLFLLVTSVSPQFINFLHLSVVDRFLRALIIYFQRYVEIWEDLVQERAATMRKAPNPLARGHRSRYADELHALRCVLGREYVDLLLGCRDGPRYHHMMTGAKRTATQSQGEKDLRIYEALISVAHRIVWIALQRKHYTLIELELHRLLRTEAYNTAQRQSGSQLIKDMLEDDIRILHGPKTTLKSRKLLRNSPLPRELMYADCDYRLLSLGVVDIDVHHPKIAYLRNALLVDEELLSQLGLKIGILGHNRSDYDIMLMPYEPEEKPAEPTEIEKWLETRRSIFIPKLLEQVIEIESLPELIEEFPVKEIQEANERYDKIREKARIKWILREIKRRKREAIDSYSIAKTLD, encoded by the exons CTCAGATTTCGGAAGCATTATTTGCGAAAAGTGACACCGGATGAGCCAGACATCATTATCCTGCAGGACATCAAAGACCTCGTGCTCTTTCTCCTCGTAACATCCGTTAGCCCGCAGTTCATAAACTTTCTCCACCTATCGGTCGTCGACCGATTTCTGAGGGCACTAATCATCTACTTCCAACGCTACGTGGAGATATGGGAAGACCTGGTGCAGGAGCGGGCGGCCACCATGAGAAAGGCACCGAATCCTTTGGCACGCGGGCACAGATCTCGCTACGCCGACGAGCTGCATGCCCTACGCTGCGTCTTGGGCAGAGAGTACGTGGACCTACTGCTGGGCTGCCGGGACGGACCCCGCTATCATCATATGATGACCGGAGCGAAACGCACGGCTACGCAATCACAGGGCGAGAAGGACCTGCGGATCTATGAAGCATTGATAAGCGTAGCTCATCGAATCGTATGGATAGCATTGCAGCGCAAACATTATACCTTAATCG AGCTGGAGCTGCATAGGTTGCTCCGAACCGAAGCGTACAACACCGCGCAAAGACAAAGCGGCAGCCAGCTTATTAAGGACATGCTTGAGGACGATATACGTATACTGCACGGTCCTAAGACGACGTTAAAAAGTCGAAAATTACTCAGAAATTCCCCCTTGCCTCGCGAACTGATGTACGCGGATTGCGACTATCGTCTTTTATCGTTAg GAGTGGTAGATATCGATGTGCACCATCCAAAAATCGCCTACCTAAGGAACGCTCTTCTCGTCGATGAGGAGCTGCTATCTCAGTTGGGGCTTAAAATAGGAATACTAGGCCATAATCGTTCAGATTACGACATAATGTTAATGCCGTACGAACCAGAAGAGAAGCCGGCGGAACCAACAGAAATCGAAAAATGGCTAGAGACGCGAAGGAGTATCTTCATACCTAAACTTTTG GAACAAGTCATAGAGATTGAAAGTTTGCCCGAATTAATCGAAGAATTCCCAGTGAAGGAGATTCAAGAGGCGAATGAGAGATACGACAAGATTCGTGAAAAAGCCCGGATAAAGTGGATTCTTCGAGAGATAAAACGACGTAAACGCGAAGCGATTGACTCTTACTCTATAGCGAAAACCTTAGACTGA
- the LOC105205599 gene encoding INO80 complex subunit D, with the protein MKVPISENSNMDNKLKFSDRLKALLKTEAHQDVDPYIFSEPEPFATAAGRNATVVPPTNPEVMQSCKNNRSKGKCVKQRIKVASVPPVAGYNIVGVNATVKETSVEDGIRGNLDHKFSNLVQRKQRHIENLRRLRSRRQSRDHTLLYYPRAGDEISDSDSSGDEMTIYQHHWFSNGESAASLNRAARLSQLRSQLQRQLLQLRIDGADAEVVLRHRVKYLLEAACKDPASTARALSDSPSTSKKLLNGPLLVGGPCGAEGCQQTSLPCTRHCSRHIMLNGDQLLFEHCTAKFSDNTQCCVPVFDVAHELPLCPEHARKRDNYHRKIQESKPKKARKKPASPPIPAKPKPKSKPKKRKRPPSNKIETTKVAALMQEESHYMSQINCSENHTKMLNNLNVPQGSSNSSNLNLGLGLGSLGLSGGLKVELGDNEVFASLDSAEHDFGNVLNNLPPDAFNDLFIEGRNGDYEPSREEEEELQRALEEVDKDVRNLERMGQTHGLLEPALLAQLMSDIAS; encoded by the exons ATGAAGGTCCCAATTTCCGAAAACTCAAACATGGACAATAAATTGAAGTTTTCGGATCGCTTGAAGGCTTTGCTGAAAACCGAGGCACATCAAGATGTTGATCCGTACATTTTCAGTGAGCCGGAACCATTTGCCACGGCAGCGGGGAGAAATGCCACGGTGGTTCCGCCGACTAATCCCGAAGTGATGCAAAGTTGCAAGAACAACAGGTCAAAGGGAAAATGCGTGAAGCAGAGGATAAAAGTGGCATCTGTGCCTCCTGTGGCAGGCTACAATATTGTCGGGGTCAATGCCACGGTGAAAGAAACGAGCGTTGAAGACGGCATTCGGGGGAATCTGGATCATAAATTTTCTAATCTAGTTCAACGTAAGCAGCGGCACATTGAAAATCTGCGGAGACTGAGATCCAGGAGGCAAAGTCGAGACCACACGTTGTTGTACTATCCGAGGGCTGGGGACGAGATATCCGACAGTGATTCGAGCGGAGACGAGATGACGATCTATCAGCACCACTGGTTCTCCAACGGCGAATCCGCCGCGTCGCTAAATCGGGCGGCTCGACTGTCTCAGCTGCGATCGCAGCTGCAACGACAGTTGTTGCAGCTACGTATCGACGGGGCCGATGCTGAGGTTGTGCTGCGGCACAGGGTCAAATATTTGCTAGAGGCCGCCTGCAAGGATCCTGCATCTACCGCGCGAGCTCTGAGCGACTCTCCGAGTACCAGTAAAAAGTTGCTCAATGGACCCCTGCTAGTTGGCGGCCCATGCGGGGCAGAAGGATGTCAACAGACGTCTTTGCCTTGCACCCGGCATTGCTCCCGCCACATTATGTTGAACGGAGATCAGCTTTTATTTGAGCATTGCACTGCCAAGTTTAGTGACAACACACAGTGTTGTGTTCCTGTGTTTGATGTCGCGCACGAATTGCCTCTTTGCCCGGAACACGCGCGAAAGAGGGACAATTATCACCGTAAAATCCAAGAATCCAAACCAAAGAAAGCTCGTAAAAAGCCAGCCTCCCCCCCTATCCCAGCGAAGCCTAAACCCAAGTCCAAGCCGAAGAAGCGCAAACGACCGCCCTCGAATAAAATAGAGACTACTAAGGTTGCTGCGCTGATGCAGGAGGAGAGTCATTATATGAGCCAAATAAACTGTAGTGAAAACCATACCAAGATGTTGAACAATCTGAATGTTCCCCAAGGAAGTTCAAATTCGTCTAACTTAAATCTAGGATTGGGATTGGGTTCCCTTGGTCTGAGCGGGGGACTCAAAGTCGAACTTGGGGACAATGAAGTTTTTGCTTCCTTGGATTCTGCTGAGCATGACTTTGGCAATGTGCTCAACAACTTGCCTCCGGATGCTTTTAACGACTTATTTATCG agGGTAGAAACGGAGATTATGAGCCGtcgagagaggaagaggaggaattGCAACGGGCTTTGGAAGAAGTTGACAAGGATGTACGAAATTTGGAGAGGATGGGGCAGACACATGGACTTTTAGAGCCGGCTTTACTCGCCCAGCTTATGTCGGACATTGCCTCGTAG